One genomic window of Roseobacter ponti includes the following:
- a CDS encoding HupE/UreJ family protein gives MQVLFVLFVLIMHTGPAAAHALQPGYLEITQMSDAGFRIVWKKPDVAGRPMSIHVRLPAACDMASPPPPSYDGRVWSSIWLTTCAGGLDGQPVVIEGLETTRTDVLVRYRPASGPVRSERLTPQKTGFVIPANPSALSVLRSYIPLGVEHILGGIDHLLFVFALLLIIRDRWRLLFAITAFTVAHSITMAAATLKWVSLPGPPVEAVIALSIMFLASEILQQKRDQERLSERYPWAVSFSFGLLHGFGFAGALADIGLPQTDIPLALLAFNTGVELGQLIFVAAVLCVAMLLRCVWPAMVCRARAPNSAFLVGSAYFIGALSAFWFIERVTGFFA, from the coding sequence ATGCAGGTGTTGTTTGTCCTGTTTGTCCTGATCATGCACACGGGCCCCGCTGCGGCGCATGCCCTGCAACCGGGGTATCTTGAGATCACACAGATGTCCGACGCGGGGTTTCGGATCGTCTGGAAAAAACCCGATGTAGCGGGTCGTCCGATGTCCATTCACGTACGACTGCCTGCGGCTTGTGACATGGCTTCGCCGCCACCGCCGAGCTATGACGGGAGGGTCTGGAGCAGTATCTGGCTGACGACCTGCGCGGGCGGCCTTGATGGCCAGCCGGTTGTCATAGAAGGTCTGGAGACCACGCGGACGGATGTGCTTGTGCGCTACCGGCCGGCGTCAGGCCCGGTGCGCAGCGAGCGCCTGACCCCGCAGAAGACCGGGTTTGTCATCCCCGCGAACCCTTCTGCCCTGTCGGTGCTGCGCAGCTATATACCACTGGGGGTCGAGCATATTCTGGGCGGCATTGATCATTTGCTTTTCGTCTTTGCACTGCTCCTGATTATCCGTGACCGGTGGCGTCTGTTGTTTGCCATCACCGCGTTTACTGTCGCACACAGCATCACAATGGCTGCGGCGACGCTGAAATGGGTGTCGTTGCCCGGACCGCCGGTCGAGGCTGTGATTGCCCTCTCAATCATGTTTCTCGCCTCGGAAATCCTGCAGCAGAAACGGGATCAGGAGCGCCTGTCAGAGCGTTATCCCTGGGCCGTTTCTTTCAGCTTCGGCCTGCTTCACGGGTTCGGTTTTGCGGGCGCGCTGGCGGACATCGGTCTGCCACAAACAGATATCCCGCTTGCGCTGCTGGCATTTAACACTGGCGTAGAACTGGGACAGCTCATATTTGTTGCGGCTGTTTTATGCGTGGCGATGCTGTTGCGGTGCGTCTGGCCGGCAATGGTCTGCAGGGCCCGCGCTCCGAATTCCGCATTTCTTGTGGGCTCAGCCTATTTTATCGGGGCGCTTTCCGCATTCTGGTTCATTGAACGCGTGACAGGGTTTTTTGCGTAA